The following proteins are encoded in a genomic region of Bernardetia sp. MNP-M8:
- a CDS encoding leucine-rich repeat domain-containing protein — translation MVINFRSYLLCLLLAFTTTTLFAQTTKNTGKNDKDKKTQGEQIEPEKLKEYEDRVRSLVSFMQFMYNTLGEEESSVRDKETIVNQSFQKIFKDKNVQVEDDLIDKRDLWMNKNVQSYLKDIDFFYKNATFKYTVNSIAHRVAPDGTIFFTATTNRALEGTNFKNEKVKNNLPRYIDMSYDVESQDLKIISIYTSQANETEVLRSWWNDLPAEWLAVFSEYVTIPVGDSISNSQLHSIVGMEVLDISNNPTVKDIQPISRLMKLKTFKCANTQVSNLFPLRSITNLEVLDASNTPIQDLLALTYATNLRELNVSNTKVNEIKTLEYLTNLERLDLSITGVNSLEALGMVDGSSLKELRISKTKVANLDPVKNVSTLQFLEASFTPLTSIAALSETKELERLDISNTNISSLEPLSKLEKLRLLYANNTKITSLKPLISIAALERVYCDNTGVKLGQAQELTQTKSNVLVVYESEALQNWWKNLSFDWKEVFKTASKLTPSNPTKEELATLSRITKIDARGQSVKTVEPLRIFESLKEINISRTGVSDITALRDLIALEVLEANNTKISDVSPLQSLARLKKLDIENTAVSDISTLQNLTNLEFIYADGAALKDELVAAFLSKNPSTVVIYKTVTLNNWWTGLSESWKTALKKHVKIETQPNKEQLHAMIYLESINLDGISDIRDLQPLQMCVRLRELSFVRTSVSNLSPIKDVKTLRILRFSETPVSNLEPITTLKDLEQLVFENTPVESLEPMGAFKKLKRLNCAGTQIRTVKCLEPLKELTELSCNTTKLRNLKGLENMRKLEILRCYNTKISKGKVDDFKEDHPRCEVIYY, via the coding sequence ATGGTAATTAATTTCCGTTCTTATCTCTTATGCCTTTTATTGGCATTTACTACTACTACTCTTTTTGCTCAAACAACTAAAAACACAGGCAAAAATGACAAAGACAAAAAAACTCAAGGCGAACAAATTGAGCCTGAAAAGTTAAAAGAATATGAAGACCGTGTACGTTCTTTGGTTTCTTTTATGCAGTTCATGTATAATACATTAGGCGAAGAAGAGTCTTCTGTTCGTGATAAAGAAACAATTGTCAATCAAAGTTTTCAGAAAATTTTTAAGGATAAAAATGTTCAGGTTGAAGATGATTTGATAGATAAACGTGATTTATGGATGAACAAAAATGTACAATCTTATTTGAAAGATATTGACTTTTTTTATAAAAATGCAACTTTTAAATATACTGTAAATAGCATTGCTCATAGAGTTGCTCCTGATGGAACAATCTTTTTTACTGCCACTACAAACCGTGCTTTAGAAGGAACAAATTTTAAAAATGAAAAGGTAAAAAATAACCTTCCTCGTTATATAGATATGAGTTATGATGTTGAAAGTCAAGATTTAAAAATCATTAGTATCTATACAAGTCAAGCTAATGAGACAGAAGTTTTGCGTAGCTGGTGGAACGATTTGCCTGCTGAATGGTTAGCTGTTTTTAGTGAATACGTAACTATTCCTGTTGGTGATTCAATTTCTAATAGTCAGCTTCATTCTATTGTAGGAATGGAAGTTTTGGATATTAGTAATAATCCAACTGTAAAAGATATTCAGCCTATTAGCCGTCTTATGAAACTCAAAACGTTTAAATGTGCAAATACACAGGTTTCAAATCTTTTTCCACTTCGTAGCATTACAAATTTGGAAGTCTTAGATGCTTCTAATACACCAATACAAGACCTTTTAGCTCTTACTTATGCAACCAATTTGAGAGAATTGAATGTATCAAATACAAAGGTAAACGAAATAAAAACACTTGAATATCTAACTAATTTGGAGCGTTTGGATCTTTCTATTACTGGTGTAAATTCTTTAGAAGCTCTTGGAATGGTAGATGGAAGTTCTTTGAAAGAACTTAGAATTTCAAAAACAAAAGTAGCCAATCTTGATCCAGTCAAAAATGTTTCTACTTTACAATTCTTGGAAGCCTCTTTTACTCCTCTTACTTCAATTGCAGCACTTTCTGAAACAAAAGAACTAGAACGTTTAGATATTTCTAATACAAACATAAGCAGTTTAGAACCACTTTCTAAATTAGAAAAATTACGTTTGTTGTATGCAAATAATACTAAAATTACAAGTTTGAAACCTCTCATTTCTATTGCAGCATTGGAACGTGTCTATTGTGATAATACAGGCGTAAAATTAGGACAAGCACAAGAATTGACTCAAACTAAATCAAATGTTTTGGTAGTCTATGAATCGGAAGCTCTGCAAAATTGGTGGAAAAATTTATCTTTCGATTGGAAAGAAGTTTTCAAAACAGCAAGTAAACTAACACCCTCAAATCCAACAAAAGAAGAATTAGCAACACTTTCAAGAATCACAAAAATTGATGCAAGAGGACAATCTGTCAAAACAGTTGAGCCACTTCGTATTTTTGAGAGTTTGAAAGAAATTAATATCAGTAGAACAGGAGTAAGCGATATCACAGCACTTCGTGACTTGATTGCTTTGGAAGTTTTGGAAGCAAATAATACCAAAATTTCAGATGTTTCGCCACTTCAAAGTTTGGCAAGATTAAAAAAATTAGATATTGAAAATACTGCTGTAAGTGATATTTCTACGCTTCAAAATCTAACTAACTTAGAATTTATTTATGCTGATGGAGCTGCTTTGAAAGATGAATTAGTAGCTGCTTTTCTGAGTAAAAATCCTTCTACTGTCGTGATATATAAGACAGTTACATTGAATAATTGGTGGACAGGACTTTCAGAAAGTTGGAAAACAGCTCTTAAAAAACACGTAAAAATAGAGACACAACCCAACAAAGAACAATTACACGCCATGATTTATTTAGAATCAATTAATCTTGATGGAATAAGTGATATTCGTGATTTGCAACCTTTACAAATGTGTGTTCGTTTGCGTGAACTTAGCTTTGTTCGTACTAGTGTGAGTAATCTATCTCCTATTAAGGATGTCAAAACGCTTCGTATTTTGCGTTTTTCTGAAACACCCGTTTCGAATCTTGAGCCAATTACAACACTTAAAGATTTGGAGCAATTAGTTTTTGAAAACACTCCAGTAGAAAGTCTTGAGCCAATGGGAGCATTCAAAAAACTCAAACGCCTAAACTGTGCAGGAACGCAAATCAGAACTGTAAAATGTTTAGAACCTTTAAAAGAACTTACTGAACTATCTTGTAATACGACAAAATTGCGTAACCTTAAAGGTTTGGAAAATATGAGAAAATTAGAAATTTTGCGTTGTTATAATACCAAAATTTCTAAAGGAAAAGTAGATGATTTTAAAGAGGATCACCCACGTTGTGAAGTGATTTATTATTAG
- a CDS encoding endonuclease V — translation MENNEELIKKLTNFQNQLAPSVWIPMDAEPIYKDAILGAIDVQYEGENGFAAIVIFDRKGKILHTFAKKYEATIPYIPSFFAFREGDIIIKLVNEAEKELDINIDILLIDGHGIAHPRKFGLASYVGLVLEKMSVGVAKDTLVQYDGTLSKEKGSSLPIYLEEDIINQNEIVGYAYRSRENVKPIFVSAGHKLSSVQALQITKELTGEYRQLDVLREADRLAREAAKQDEELKESKL, via the coding sequence TTGGAAAATAACGAGGAATTAATAAAAAAACTGACTAACTTTCAGAATCAACTTGCGCCTAGTGTTTGGATTCCTATGGATGCTGAGCCTATTTATAAAGATGCAATTTTGGGAGCAATAGATGTACAATATGAAGGCGAAAATGGCTTTGCTGCCATTGTGATTTTTGATAGAAAGGGAAAAATACTTCACACATTTGCAAAGAAATATGAAGCAACTATTCCTTATATTCCTAGTTTTTTTGCATTTAGAGAAGGAGATATTATTATCAAATTAGTCAATGAGGCTGAAAAGGAACTTGATATAAATATTGATATTTTGCTTATAGATGGACACGGAATTGCACACCCAAGAAAATTTGGCTTGGCTTCTTATGTTGGTTTGGTTCTGGAAAAAATGTCTGTTGGAGTAGCTAAAGATACTTTAGTACAATATGATGGAACTTTGTCTAAAGAAAAAGGAAGTAGTTTGCCTATTTATTTAGAAGAAGACATAATTAATCAAAATGAAATTGTTGGCTATGCGTATCGAAGCCGAGAAAATGTAAAACCAATTTTTGTAAGTGCAGGACACAAATTATCTAGCGTTCAGGCATTACAGATTACTAAAGAGCTAACAGGAGAATATAGGCAATTAGATGTTTTGAGAGAAGCTGACCGTTTGGCTAGAGAAGCAGCTAAGCAAGATGAAGAATTGAAAGAAAGTAAATTATAA
- a CDS encoding transposase, producing MNNYLGNLYSSYLLASSGQITCTGLSSILDNEISHDEFTRFLNDSIGSHELWLKVKPTVRSLSTCHSDGVLILDDHIEEKQYMQENALISWHYDHSLKRSVKGINQLSVLFECGGFSIPVGFDFVHKTEYYENKGVVKRRSPENKNSKFRKLVSQAMYNQINFEFVLADSWFCSAENMKWVKQTHKKNFIFAIKKNRKVALSLAEKQKGHYQALSELIIEDKTTQTVYLKGVDFPLSLVKQVFKNKDESEGCLYLVCSKEGLDFSQITTIYKRRWKVEEHHRSIKSNLNYAKSPAHKANTQQNHCIMCLFAFYEWECIAKTIKTNQTALKQKIYIKAIKVAFDNVQKLKQKYIPA from the coding sequence ATGAACAACTATTTAGGCAATTTGTATAGTAGCTATTTATTAGCTAGTAGTGGTCAGATTACTTGTACAGGTTTATCGTCTATTTTAGATAATGAAATTAGTCATGACGAGTTTACTCGTTTTTTAAATGATTCTATCGGCTCTCATGAGCTTTGGTTAAAGGTAAAACCTACTGTTCGTTCTTTGTCCACTTGTCATTCAGACGGTGTTCTGATTTTAGATGACCACATTGAAGAAAAACAGTATATGCAAGAAAACGCTTTGATTAGCTGGCATTATGATCATAGTTTAAAACGTAGTGTAAAAGGGATTAATCAGCTAAGTGTCTTATTTGAATGTGGTGGTTTTTCTATTCCAGTAGGATTTGATTTTGTTCACAAAACAGAATATTATGAAAATAAAGGCGTAGTAAAAAGAAGAAGTCCAGAGAATAAAAATTCTAAGTTTCGTAAGTTGGTAAGTCAAGCGATGTATAATCAAATCAACTTTGAGTTTGTATTAGCCGATTCTTGGTTTTGTTCTGCTGAAAATATGAAGTGGGTAAAACAGACCCACAAAAAGAATTTCATATTTGCTATCAAAAAAAATAGAAAAGTAGCTTTAAGCCTAGCAGAGAAGCAAAAAGGTCATTATCAAGCCTTATCTGAACTCATTATAGAAGATAAGACTACCCAAACGGTGTATCTAAAAGGAGTAGATTTTCCACTCTCTTTAGTGAAACAAGTCTTTAAAAACAAAGATGAAAGTGAAGGTTGTTTATATCTAGTATGTAGTAAAGAAGGGCTTGATTTTTCTCAAATCACTACAATCTACAAAAGAAGGTGGAAAGTAGAGGAGCATCATCGTTCTATAAAATCTAATTTGAATTATGCAAAATCTCCTGCTCATAAAGCTAACACACAACAAAATCATTGTATTATGTGCTTATTTGCGTTTTATGAATGGGAATGTATTGCTAAAACCATCAAAACAAATCAAACAGCTCTAAAACAAAAAATTTATATCAAGGCTATAAAAGTAGCTTTTGACAATGTGCAAAAACTCAAACAAAAATATATTCCTGCGTAA
- a CDS encoding T9SS type A sorting domain-containing protein, producing the protein MKKTIFIAKLFLLSLFLSVNAFGQDLTISPENIADEVWVDELRNGITGSAVFRSAQEGHLIKKYPNKAGFVRTGGLTGINGRQISLGSYSSTQIPFAMSEFFVAGYDENENPTWISRVGCPNAHVQAWGVVNTENNLTVAILQAWYSSTQNITFSLDQPSRSYTAEGFNRLGTNLYEANAIVAYNNSPSVIGTRVSWFKALPMGVEARQIVTDKKGNLYVSGLIHWSAVNSVTFGNTIHYPINQDGSPEGFVVKINPNRGYDWSRVINTSRGNSLSLGLAQRGEYIYSTIGYNLLDNENSLTISLGNNNLLSLNVSNSNLSIDKQGLVLLKFNIFDGNLEWLRSMYGGIWLNTDRTTNNLDVSSERIYMSLDYKKYKNDFPCEINFGINSLGVLGSSYTLETISNSDNNAGILSYKMNGDLLWGLNIEGENEVINDIVADDKNNVYATITYESEGKINSTPFATNVLGNYGNVVCKVNKCGLPFWTKTVNDDGFTGAPTMQMNCNIEYYDNNRIYVSGIVPFIGHSNNLHDKVLRLKNTPETSCVGLELVGDVDSSLNPTNWQWYKDDCATPIAGANLSSYTANQEGNYHATVTVTINGIPQEQSSNAVWVNMTPEYADFKIEGETRVCLNTYQYSISNIQNDVTYEWKLDGVVVQTGSAPFSKTWTATDAGIRTISITATTNGECIFTKSLEVEVFDPAPPLNMSPDVAICEGDNQTSVSISARTFGYDLSGYSWSPTIGLVSPTISGTGVILNQLPNGTTTYTVTATMANGCTNTGTVSITKGSSVALDIPEESICVNAATPLILSGGLPLGGVYSGGQGVYFDGTNYIFDPSGLQSGDYEITYTNDCGSATDIIEVKSGRKDYNLQIMACAGSNQAEVFLTPSLSNGDELELLGQTYTSGGYWNISSSIGTSVTATITNNTTATTCGGTYINNSLNTVTVTVVEAPAKDLYYKDHPFDFGQQPSGGGWNSPSISVTRTAPPVGYDLVAPLYPSLGFDINTQPQKFIKFYYSDGNASNFATVEAVVDAHPGTLVGGVLNYIYLRVYNKCGAFGEGLQFDVSFSQSVTALNPGGWTSYLPTGLIASIPRDLPSGGELIIAIPVDAGIIGIGGGGHTCSYAQLFDCINPSDLSCQETSGFGHLPLANISGSNNKTWRNLNFISAIQGDGTVTIKNDDLVGKMVRVKYDFDPHTPGKAHYLEYNSLQISLPPGLLSRWSANNYLSNNVDFINGSSSLVRLTEQRNGWMEFWLDAGESYTLGLSFGIPPSNNLSLQDPVYVFHVSQHNEGVPTGGVSYNLMIDFVDVAPVVPSNLQAQAISSSKIELTWLDNSDNEQVFVLERRILGSSTYEIVANINENEITYTDEGLDSYTTYQYRLKAMSSTGLVSDYIYAEATTHISSDIQISGTIRNHVDNAPVGEVVVELLDANNTVISQITTISDGVYSFNVLPNTIYKVRPSKDINPHNGVDNADLQAIGGGGASAGGTPTFNNTPYLFLAADVNGDCRVNLGDRMMLRNFVLGNISSITAPSWKFVSSDYDLSLIYTNYSNNLPCFENTRVYNSITASYINQDFVGVKTGDITGDVDPLQKVQIKEEVNETTFKASPNPFTTSTTIHFSSEVAENYTMVVRNSLGQEIKRIEGVTKKGNNKVEINMLGYSSGLYYVEYISSDRRENIKIVLAR; encoded by the coding sequence ATGAAAAAAACAATTTTTATAGCAAAACTCTTTTTGCTATCCCTCTTCTTGTCTGTAAATGCTTTTGGGCAAGACCTTACTATTTCTCCTGAGAATATAGCTGATGAGGTTTGGGTAGATGAACTGAGAAATGGGATTACTGGCTCTGCTGTTTTCCGTAGTGCTCAAGAAGGTCATCTAATAAAAAAATATCCTAATAAAGCTGGATTTGTTAGAACAGGTGGACTTACAGGAATAAATGGTAGGCAAATATCTCTTGGTTCATATTCATCAACTCAAATTCCTTTTGCTATGTCAGAGTTTTTTGTAGCAGGTTATGATGAAAATGAAAATCCTACTTGGATATCTAGAGTAGGGTGTCCTAATGCACACGTACAAGCTTGGGGAGTCGTAAATACAGAAAATAATTTGACAGTAGCTATTTTACAGGCTTGGTACTCATCTACTCAAAATATCACTTTTAGTTTAGATCAACCCTCTAGAAGTTACACAGCAGAAGGTTTTAACCGTTTAGGCACAAATCTATACGAAGCTAATGCAATAGTAGCTTACAACAATAGTCCAAGCGTAATAGGTACTAGAGTGAGTTGGTTTAAGGCACTACCAATGGGGGTTGAAGCTAGACAAATAGTTACTGATAAAAAAGGTAACTTATATGTAAGTGGGCTAATTCATTGGAGTGCTGTTAATTCAGTTACATTTGGAAATACAATCCATTACCCAATTAATCAGGATGGAAGTCCAGAAGGGTTTGTTGTTAAAATTAATCCCAATAGAGGGTACGACTGGAGCAGAGTGATTAATACCTCAAGGGGAAACTCTTTATCTTTAGGGCTAGCCCAAAGAGGAGAGTATATATATTCGACAATTGGATATAATTTATTGGACAATGAAAATAGTTTAACAATCTCTTTGGGTAACAATAACCTCTTATCATTAAATGTATCTAATTCAAACTTGAGCATAGACAAACAGGGCTTAGTATTGCTTAAGTTTAATATTTTTGATGGTAATTTAGAGTGGCTAAGAAGCATGTATGGTGGCATATGGCTTAATACTGACAGGACTACTAACAATCTTGATGTTAGTAGCGAACGAATATATATGTCTTTAGATTATAAGAAGTACAAGAATGACTTCCCTTGTGAAATAAACTTTGGTATAAATTCATTAGGAGTTTTAGGTAGTTCCTATACCTTGGAAACGATTAGCAACTCAGATAATAATGCTGGAATATTAAGCTATAAAATGAATGGAGATTTGCTTTGGGGACTCAATATAGAAGGAGAAAACGAGGTAATAAATGATATCGTAGCTGATGATAAAAATAATGTATACGCTACAATAACATATGAATCTGAAGGTAAAATAAACAGTACACCGTTTGCTACGAATGTTTTAGGTAATTATGGAAATGTAGTTTGTAAAGTCAATAAGTGTGGATTACCATTTTGGACGAAGACTGTTAATGATGATGGATTTACAGGAGCTCCAACGATGCAAATGAACTGTAATATAGAATATTATGATAATAATAGAATATATGTTTCTGGTATTGTTCCTTTCATTGGGCACAGTAATAATTTACATGACAAGGTTCTTCGCCTAAAAAACACCCCAGAAACATCATGTGTAGGTTTAGAGCTTGTTGGAGATGTAGATAGCAGTTTGAACCCTACCAACTGGCAATGGTACAAAGACGACTGCGCTACTCCAATAGCAGGAGCTAATCTTTCGTCTTATACTGCTAATCAAGAAGGAAATTATCATGCTACTGTAACTGTAACAATAAATGGAATTCCTCAAGAACAGAGTTCTAATGCAGTATGGGTCAATATGACACCAGAATATGCAGACTTTAAGATTGAAGGAGAAACTAGAGTTTGTTTGAATACTTACCAGTATTCTATCAGCAATATACAAAATGATGTTACTTACGAATGGAAGCTAGATGGAGTAGTTGTTCAGACAGGTTCTGCTCCATTTTCTAAAACTTGGACAGCTACTGACGCAGGTATTCGTACGATTAGCATTACAGCCACTACAAATGGTGAATGTATTTTCACTAAGAGCTTAGAAGTAGAAGTTTTTGACCCTGCTCCTCCTCTAAATATGTCTCCTGATGTTGCCATTTGTGAAGGAGATAATCAAACTTCTGTTTCGATATCAGCTCGTACTTTTGGATACGACCTTTCTGGTTATAGCTGGAGTCCTACAATTGGTCTTGTTAGTCCTACTATAAGTGGTACAGGAGTTATTCTAAACCAACTACCAAACGGAACAACCACTTATACTGTTACAGCTACTATGGCAAATGGCTGTACCAACACAGGAACTGTATCTATAACGAAAGGCTCAAGCGTAGCTTTAGATATTCCAGAAGAAAGTATTTGTGTAAATGCAGCTACTCCTCTTATCTTATCAGGAGGTTTACCTTTGGGAGGTGTGTATAGTGGTGGACAAGGAGTTTATTTTGATGGAACAAACTATATATTTGATCCGAGTGGTTTACAATCTGGCGATTATGAAATTACTTACACAAATGATTGTGGTAGTGCTACTGACATCATAGAAGTAAAAAGTGGACGTAAAGATTATAATCTACAAATAATGGCTTGTGCTGGTTCTAACCAAGCTGAGGTTTTCCTTACTCCAAGTTTGTCTAATGGAGATGAATTAGAATTATTAGGACAGACTTACACTTCTGGTGGTTACTGGAACATCTCGTCAAGTATAGGTACAAGTGTTACAGCAACTATTACAAATAATACTACTGCCACTACTTGTGGAGGAACTTATATTAATAATAGTCTAAATACTGTAACAGTTACAGTTGTAGAAGCTCCAGCTAAAGACTTATATTATAAAGATCATCCTTTCGATTTTGGTCAGCAGCCTAGTGGTGGTGGATGGAATAGTCCTTCTATCAGTGTAACTCGTACTGCTCCACCTGTTGGTTATGATTTGGTTGCTCCTTTGTATCCTAGTTTAGGGTTCGATATAAATACTCAACCTCAAAAGTTTATTAAATTTTATTATAGTGATGGTAATGCTTCTAATTTTGCTACAGTTGAAGCAGTAGTAGATGCACATCCAGGTACTTTAGTAGGTGGAGTGCTAAATTATATATATTTAAGAGTATATAATAAATGTGGAGCTTTTGGAGAAGGACTTCAATTTGATGTTTCATTCTCACAATCTGTTACTGCTCTTAACCCTGGTGGTTGGACTTCATATCTACCTACTGGTTTAATAGCTAGTATTCCAAGAGACTTACCTAGTGGAGGAGAATTGATTATTGCTATTCCAGTAGATGCAGGTATTATAGGAATAGGTGGGGGTGGACACACGTGTAGTTATGCTCAACTTTTTGATTGTATAAATCCAAGTGACTTATCCTGTCAAGAAACATCAGGATTTGGACATCTTCCTCTTGCTAACATTTCTGGTTCTAATAATAAGACATGGAGAAATTTGAATTTTATTTCTGCTATACAAGGAGATGGTACAGTTACTATCAAAAATGATGATTTGGTGGGCAAGATGGTACGAGTAAAATATGACTTTGATCCTCATACTCCTGGCAAAGCCCATTATTTAGAATATAATAGTTTGCAAATCTCACTACCTCCAGGTTTGTTATCTAGATGGAGTGCAAATAATTATTTGAGCAATAATGTTGATTTCATAAATGGAAGCAGCTCTCTTGTCAGACTTACTGAACAACGTAATGGTTGGATGGAGTTTTGGTTAGATGCAGGAGAAAGCTATACGTTAGGTCTATCTTTTGGTATTCCACCTTCAAATAATCTTAGTTTGCAAGACCCTGTTTATGTTTTCCATGTATCACAACATAATGAAGGAGTACCAACAGGAGGAGTAAGTTATAACTTAATGATAGATTTTGTTGATGTAGCACCAGTTGTTCCTAGCAACTTGCAAGCTCAAGCAATATCTTCTAGTAAAATCGAACTTACTTGGTTAGATAATTCTGATAATGAACAAGTATTTGTTTTGGAGCGTCGTATATTGGGAAGTTCGACTTATGAAATAGTAGCTAACATCAATGAAAACGAAATTACCTATACAGATGAAGGATTAGATTCTTACACTACTTATCAATATCGTTTGAAAGCTATGTCTTCTACAGGTTTAGTTTCAGATTATATATATGCAGAAGCTACAACACATATATCATCAGATATTCAGATTAGTGGAACTATCAGAAATCATGTTGATAATGCTCCAGTTGGAGAAGTAGTAGTAGAATTATTAGATGCAAATAATACTGTAATTAGTCAGATAACTACTATATCAGATGGAGTTTACAGTTTTAATGTACTGCCAAACACTATTTATAAAGTACGTCCGAGTAAAGATATTAATCCACACAATGGAGTTGATAATGCTGATTTGCAAGCAATTGGAGGTGGAGGTGCATCAGCAGGAGGTACACCAACATTCAACAATACTCCTTATTTATTCCTAGCAGCAGATGTAAATGGAGATTGTAGAGTTAATCTTGGAGATAGAATGATGTTGAGAAATTTTGTTCTAGGAAACATAAGTAGTATAACAGCTCCTTCGTGGAAATTTGTTTCTTCAGATTATGATCTGAGTTTGATATATACTAATTATAGTAACAATCTTCCTTGTTTTGAAAATACTAGAGTATATAATTCAATAACTGCAAGTTACATCAATCAAGATTTTGTAGGAGTCAAGACAGGAGATATAACAGGTGATGTAGATCCTTTGCAAAAAGTACAAATAAAAGAAGAAGTGAATGAAACTACATTTAAGGCTTCTCCAAATCCATTTACTACTTCTACTACTATACATTTCAGTTCTGAGGTTGCAGAAAACTACACAATGGTAGTTCGCAATTCTTTAGGACAAGAGATTAAACGTATAGAAGGAGTTACTAAAAAAGGAAATAACAAAGTAGAAATAAATATGCTTGGTTACTCTTCTGGATTATACTATGTAGAATATATTTCTTCTGATAGAAGAGAAAATATTAAAATTGTATTGGCTAGATAA
- a CDS encoding 2OG-Fe(II) oxygenase: MKKIQHSPQIWTIENFLSEEECQNLIIFSENKSYDEATVSLKSGAKMMKNIRNNERLIYEDEKLAKNYWQKLKEFCPNFINEIVKEESKKSEVIGLNSRFRFYKYESNQRFKKHIDGRVKLEKDRKELESRITFMIYLSDDFEGGQTVFDYKNEENHTIQKIEIQPKAGTALCFVHEIKHEGTPVPQGTKYVLRSDVMYQVV, translated from the coding sequence ATGAAAAAAATACAACATAGCCCCCAAATTTGGACAATAGAAAATTTCTTATCTGAAGAAGAATGCCAAAATCTCATTATTTTTAGTGAGAATAAATCCTACGATGAAGCAACTGTAAGCCTGAAAAGTGGTGCAAAAATGATGAAGAACATCAGAAATAATGAGCGTTTAATTTATGAAGACGAAAAACTAGCTAAAAACTATTGGCAAAAATTGAAAGAGTTTTGTCCTAATTTTATCAATGAAATAGTAAAAGAAGAATCCAAAAAAAGTGAAGTTATTGGACTAAATTCTAGATTTCGTTTCTATAAATATGAATCTAATCAGCGTTTCAAAAAGCATATTGATGGAAGAGTAAAGTTAGAGAAAGATAGAAAAGAACTAGAAAGCAGAATTACATTTATGATTTATTTGAGTGATGATTTTGAGGGAGGACAAACTGTTTTTGATTATAAAAATGAAGAAAATCATACAATTCAAAAAATAGAAATTCAGCCAAAAGCAGGAACAGCACTTTGTTTTGTTCACGAAATAAAACACGAGGGAACACCAGTTCCACAAGGAACAAAGTATGTTTTGCGTTCGGATGTTATGTACCAAGTTGTATAA
- the ybeY gene encoding rRNA maturation RNase YbeY, producing MEEKELPINFFSEEIDFELENEEKTSDWIQKIAHKEGFVVSSINYIFCDDEYLHKINMEYLNHDTYTDIITFDNSEQEQVLEADIFISVERVKENSAELKTTFQQEIHRVMVHGLLHLTGNDDHSTEDKKLMREKEDEALQLLVINY from the coding sequence ATGGAAGAAAAAGAATTACCTATCAATTTTTTTAGTGAAGAAATTGATTTTGAATTAGAAAATGAAGAAAAAACAAGTGATTGGATTCAAAAAATTGCCCATAAAGAAGGTTTTGTAGTCTCTTCAATCAATTATATTTTTTGTGATGATGAATATTTACATAAAATTAATATGGAATATTTGAATCATGACACTTATACTGATATTATTACATTTGATAATTCAGAGCAAGAACAAGTTTTGGAAGCCGATATTTTTATTAGTGTAGAGCGAGTAAAAGAAAATTCAGCAGAACTCAAAACTACTTTTCAGCAAGAGATTCATCGGGTTATGGTTCATGGGCTTTTACACTTGACAGGAAATGACGACCATTCAACAGAAGATAAAAAATTGATGAGGGAAAAAGAAGATGAAGCTCTTCAATTATTAGTGATTAATTATTAG